The sequence CGCAACGCGTAAAGAAGAAGTCAGCAACGTAAATCTTGTCCTTTACAACAGATTGGTCCACAGTTTTTCCGTCCTGATCAATCAACTTGAATGGCGGAATGTGATTGTAGATCGTATCTACTATCTCACGCCCATCTGCCAGTTTTACCTTACCCATCAGGGGCTCTCCTTTGGCAGAATCTATTTTAGGCAGATAGCGAGGCAGGACGTAGTGGTTCTGGGTCCCAAACCGCAGGAATAAATACAGCAAAGCCGGGACCAGCAGCGTAGCAAGCAGGATCCCGGCTTTTCGAGTGGCCGTCATAACTTAACGCAATTCAAAAATTGAACCGCCTTCGGTCAATAATGCAATAAGCAACCAGATGATAAAAATCACAGGAATGACAATCGCCCAGATCAGGCTTTTCACTTCGTGTTTCAGGTGCATAAATTCGCCCACGATGTAGAACGCTTTGACGAGCGTCATCAAGACGAAAATAGACGTTCTGAAGCCACCAGCTTTCATAAAATAAGCCAATGTAAATTCAAATGCCGTGATAACGGAAAGAATGGTAAATGTGCGCCAGATAACACCTGTATTTGCTGGTGGGATTTCACCAACCTCATGGGTTCCGTGTGAATGATCAGACATGATAATAGATGATTAGACCAGATAAAAGAAGGTGAAAACGAATACCCAAACCAGGTCGACAAAGTGCCAGTAAAGACCAACTTTTTCAACCATTTCGTAATGACCGCGACGATCATAAAGACCCGTTGCTGCCCGGTAGAAGATCAGAACATTCAGTACAACACCACTAAATACGTGCGTTCCGTGGAAACCGGTAATAAAGAAAAACAGGTCGGCAAAAGCCGGAGGGCCGTATTGATTCTCAACCAGATTTGCGCCAAAAATTGTACGCTGGATAGTTTGTCCGTTAACAAGTTCGCTGATGGTCGTGCCCGTTTCGGTACCATGAATAAAGTGGCTCCATTCCCAGGCCTGACTCCCTAAAAAGGTCAGACCACCCAGAATTGTCCATAACATGTACTTTTCTACATCTGCGCGATCCATCCGGTGGCCCGCTTCAACAGCGAGTACCATTGTAACGCTACTGAAGATGAGAATAAAGGTCATGATTCCGACAAAAATCAGCGGCAAATCAATTCCATGCAGAAACGGTACTGAGTTATAAACCTTTTCGGGGGTTGGCCAGTAAAGATTCGAAAACTTGAAGACTTCCCCGTAAATGGCTGGGTCCCAGGCTGGGTAGCTATATCGAATCAGACCGTACGTTACCAGCAGGGCTGAGAACGTGAACGTATCGGAAATCAGAAAGAACCACATCATCAGCTTGCCGTAGCTCACTTTCATCGGTTCAACTCCACCCATCCAGGTCTTTTTTTCGAATATTTGATCCGAGTCTGTAGTCAGGGTATCGTGGGTTACAGTAGCCGCCATGCGTCTAATAGATTATCAATGAAAATAGACTAAAAAGAAAAACAAATACAACCACAAAACGTCTAAAAAATGCCAGTAAGTAGCGGCAATTTCCAGTTGATTTAAGCTTTTTGCGTGAATCCGAAGTCTGAAAGCTGCTACCAGCGAAAAAATTAATACGATCAGACCCGAAATCAGGTGGAATGCGTGCAATCCCGTAAATATATACATGAAAGAGCCAGCCGGGTTACCAACAAAAAATACATTTTGATTGACTAACTCAACCCATCCCTGAAACTGCATGTACAGAAAAGCAACTCCAAGTGCAAAAGTAATAGTTATCGCTGTCTTCAGACTCCCGAAGTTATCTTTTTTTGCAGCCAGATAAGCCCAATGCATGGTCAGGCTGCTTATAACTAAAACAATTGAACTATATGAGAAAACAGATGGTATCGTGTATTCCATCCAGTTCCCTTCAGCACGACGAACCAGATAGGCACTGGTCATGGCCGCAAAAAGCATGATAATACTTACTATGAACAACCAGAGAATAAACTTTCTGGGGTTCATTGAGAGCGTTTCTTCTGGCTCTTCAATAATAGCAATGTTATTCGCTAGATCACTCATGATTCCTTAAACTT comes from Spirosoma aureum and encodes:
- a CDS encoding cytochrome C oxidase subunit IV family protein, with product MSDHSHGTHEVGEIPPANTGVIWRTFTILSVITAFEFTLAYFMKAGGFRTSIFVLMTLVKAFYIVGEFMHLKHEVKSLIWAIVIPVIFIIWLLIALLTEGGSIFELR
- a CDS encoding cytochrome c oxidase subunit 3 gives rise to the protein MAATVTHDTLTTDSDQIFEKKTWMGGVEPMKVSYGKLMMWFFLISDTFTFSALLVTYGLIRYSYPAWDPAIYGEVFKFSNLYWPTPEKVYNSVPFLHGIDLPLIFVGIMTFILIFSSVTMVLAVEAGHRMDRADVEKYMLWTILGGLTFLGSQAWEWSHFIHGTETGTTISELVNGQTIQRTIFGANLVENQYGPPAFADLFFFITGFHGTHVFSGVVLNVLIFYRAATGLYDRRGHYEMVEKVGLYWHFVDLVWVFVFTFFYLV
- a CDS encoding cytochrome c oxidase subunit 3, with the protein product MSDLANNIAIIEEPEETLSMNPRKFILWLFIVSIIMLFAAMTSAYLVRRAEGNWMEYTIPSVFSYSSIVLVISSLTMHWAYLAAKKDNFGSLKTAITITFALGVAFLYMQFQGWVELVNQNVFFVGNPAGSFMYIFTGLHAFHLISGLIVLIFSLVAAFRLRIHAKSLNQLEIAATYWHFLDVLWLYLFFFLVYFH